The Fimbriimonadaceae bacterium nucleotide sequence GCGTCCAACTTACCTTTTGCCGCCAAACGGTCTGCTCCTGCCCAAGCGGTCATCCAAGTGTCCAGACGCAAACGTTCCGGACGAGTTCACCGGGAGGGGCCTTGGTTCCCCTCCCGGCGACAAGAACCGGCAAAGGCCGGGGGTCGTTAGAACCGGACGCCGGCGTAAACGCCGAAGCCGTTCAGCTGGCTCTCGTTGCTGCCCCAATAGCGTCCCTCGATGAAGAACGGGGTGCTGCTGCGGACGAAGTCGTAACCGACGACCAGGTTGAAGGTGAAGTCCACGTCGTTGCTGTCCTGGTTCCGACCGCCCTTGATGTGGGTGAAGCCGACGCCCGCACCGGCACCGTAGTAGACCTGCTGCGACCGGGCGACCCAGTTCAGCTGAAGCGGGATGTTGGAAAAGTCGCCCTTTCCGTAGTAGTCGGCGGAGATCGTGAGGCTGGCGCTCATTTGGTTCGAACTGCCATAGTTCAGGTCACGAATCTTGTACTCAAGCCCACCGGCGAACCAGCTGCGGCCCTCCTCGTCACGGGCATCGCCGTTCGTCGGGAAGAACAGGCCCAAGCGGGCGGAGAGGCCGAGCGGCTTTTCATATTGCGCAGCGGCGGGGGCGGCGAGCATAACTCCCAGAGCGACGGCGGCGAGCGTAATCGCGGTCTTCTTCATCCTTGACTCCTTAATAGAGGGCCACGCCTTTTTGCGACGGCCTACCTTGATTCTGACGAATTGGGAAGGCACAAGGCCGGGCCCTGGGCTAACGAATCTTCGCCTTTTCTTTACCGAGCCGCCTCCAGAAGGATTTCATAGGCGAGACGGGCGGTCTCGACAAGTGCCTGGCGACTGACCCGCTCCTCGTGGGTGTGGATCTTCTCCATGCCCGTTCCCAGCACGATTGTCGGCACGCCCTTAGCGTTGAAGACGTTGGCGTCGCTGCCGCCCAAGGTCGTGCGGAGTTCGCCGGTCATGCCAAGCCGCCGTGCCGCGTTCTGCCCCACCTGCACGACCTTGGCGTCGTGCGGCACGTCGTAGGCGCCGTAGTGCCGGTCGTGGACCACTTCCACCTTGGTCTCCCATTCGCGGGCGGCGCGCTCGAATTCTTTGACCATGCGGTCGACCACACGGTCCAGTTCCTCCGTGTCCGTGCTGCGGGCTTCGCCGCGCACCAACACCATCGGGCAGACAACGTTCACGGCCGTGCCGCCGCTGATGATGCCGAGGTTGTTCGTGGTCTCTGGCCCCAGGCGGCCGACCTTGAGCTTGCTGATCGCGTCGGCCGCGACGCTGATGGCGTTGATCCCGTTCTCGGGGTCCTTGCCCGCGTGGGCCGGGCGCCCATAAACGGTGAACTCAAGCCGGTCGTGGGTCGCGGTGCGGGTGACGAAGGTGCCGACGGGCGGGCCTGTGTCTAAAACGAACCCGAAGTCCAGCTTCAAGTCGTCCAGGTTCATGGCGTCCGCGCCTTTCAGGCCGATCTCCTCCGCGCAGCTGAAGAGCAGGTAGACGTCGCCGTGGGGCTCGCCCGATTCGATCAGGCACTGCACGGCCTCGATCGCGGGAGCCATCCCCGCTTTGTCGTCCGCGCCCAGGATGGTCTTCCCGTCCGAAGTGAACACGCCGTCGCGCTCTTCGATCACAAGACCCTCGGTCGGCTCCACCGTGTCGAAGTGGGCGCTCAAGAAGATGCGGGGCGCGCTGCCCATCGTGCCGGGCAGGCGCGCGATGAGGTTGTTCGCGTCGCCCCCGATCCTGCTTCCGGCGTCGTCCTCCCAAACTTCCAGCCCCATCGCCTCCAAATGCCGCCGGACGAAGGCCACGCACTTCTTCTCGTGCAGGGCGGGGGCATTGATCAGGCAGAGGTCTTTGAAAAGGGAGACCAGCCTTTGTTCTTCAACCATGTGCCCGAAGTTTAACCTGTCACAGAAGCGGGGCACGCGATACAATCGCGCCCGTGGCGACGCACAAGGTCTTTGTCGAGGGTTTTGGAGAGTACGTGGTCGAGGAGGGCACAAAGCTCGTCCTCGCCCTGGAGCGGAACGGGGTGGACATCAGCCACCGGTGCGGCGGGAACGCGCGCTGCACGACCTGCAGGGTGACCTTCTCCACTCCGGAGCCGCCGATGGGCGAGAAAGAGCGCCAGAGCCTTGACGAGGACGGCGTGCTCGGCCAATTCCGCCTGAGCTGCCAGATCCGGGTCGACCGCGACATGACGGTGAGACCGATGATGCTCGCGAGCGAGCAAGGCTGGGACCCGGGCATCGAGGTCGAGGAGTGACGCCGCCGCCCGGCCTTGAAATCCTATTCCCCGGTATAAACCCGGCGAATGTCTGAGCTGCTCGCGGCCAAACTGATCCGGGACGTCCCCGATTTCCCAAAGCAAGGGATCATCTTCAAGGACATCACGCCGGTGCTGCAGAACGCGGCCGCCGCCCAGGAGGCGATCGACCTTCTGGCCGCGGACGCGCGGGACCGGGGTGCGGAGGCCATCGTCGGGATCGAGAGCCGGGGCTTCGTCTTCGGCGTGCCGGTCGCCCTGCAACTCGGCATCCCCTTCTCGATGGCGCGCAAGCTCGGAAAGCTGCCCTATTCGCGCATCACCGAGGAATATGCGCTGGAATACGGCACGAACACGATCGAGATGCACACGGACGCGGTCGACCCTGGCCAGCGGGTCTACATCGTGGACGACCTCTTGGCGACGGGGGGCACGGCCGCCGCTTCGGCAAGGTTGATCGAGCGGCTCGACGCGAGCGTCTGCGGCTTTGGCTTTCTGGTAGAGCTGTTGTTCCTCGAAGGCCGCAAAAATTTGCTGGGATATCCGATCTGCTCGCTGATCAAGTTCTGACTCTGCCAGAATCTTGTCGTGGTCGTCGCAACTCTCTGTCTCCTGCTCGTCGGGCAAACCGCCACCGTCCAAGGTGTTCCTGTTAGCCGGCTCCTTGCGGACGCCGCCGCCTACGACGGCAAGGCCGTCTCGGTCTCGGGCCAGGTCGGCGACCTTGAGCAAAAGACCAGCAAGAAGGGCAACAAGTACACCGTCTTCAAGCTCGCTTCCGGTAAGGAGTCCGTCAGCGTCTATATGCAGGGCTGGCCGGAACCGGCCCTGAAGCAGGGCGACTCGGTCAATGCCACGGGCGTTTTCGAGAGAGAGCGCAAGGTCGGGAGCTTCACCGTGAAGAACCAATTGGACGCGACCAAGGTGAAGGGCACGGACTACGGCGTGAAGCTGCTCAAGCGCGGCTCCGGCGCCTGACCTAAGGTGCAGGACCCCTGGCTCGCCGCCGTGATGGGGCCAACGGGCTCTGGCAAGACGGCGCTGGCAGAATCCCTTGCCGAGGCGACCGGCGCGCTCCTTGTCAACGCGGACGCGTTCCAGATCTACCGCGGGTTCGACATCGGGACGAACAAGCCCGAGGACCGGGCGCGGTACCACCTGATCGATATCCGCGACCCGGGCGAGGAGTTCGGGGTCGGCGAGTGGGTCTTGCTGGCGCAGGCGGTCCTGACGCGCGCGTTCCAAGACCAGCGCCCGATCGTGGTGGTCGGAGGGACGGGGTTCTACATCCGCGCGCTCTTCGAGGAATATGTGGACCTGCGGCGGCCGCCAGACCCCGCCGTCCGCGCCGAACTGATGGCGCGCGAGCAGAAGGAAGGGCTCGCCGCCCTCGTCGAGGACCTACTCCATCGGGACCCTGAAACTTCCGTCGACCTCAGAAATCCTGTGCGCGTGCGCAGAGCGCTCGAGCGCCTCTCAACTCCGAAAGATATCGTGGCGGTCGAACTACCCGCTTTCCGCAAGTTCAAATTTGCACTAAATCCGTCACCTGAACCGTTTGAAAACCGTCTACGCGCGCGCGTCAACGAAATGTTCGAAGCGGGATGGCCCGCCGAGGTCGAAGGTTTATTGAAAAAGGGGGTCCGAGAAGATTGCCCCGCTATGCGTGCCATCGGGTATCAATGTATCGTTAAATACCTGAGGGGTGCGATCAACCGGGAGCAGGCGGAGTCGGAAATCTTTCTCGCGACGCGTCAGTACGCAAAACGACAAAGGACATGGCTCCGGTCTGAGCCGCGGTTAATACAATTGACCCCGCGCGACACACTGGATTGCGGTGCGAGCGCGGTTTTTCATGAGGCGATGCAGCACCTCGTCACGGAGGAATGAACTAAATAAATGGCAAAGGCAATTAACCTCCAAGACATGTTCTTGAACCAGGTCCGAAAGGAAGGGATCGGAGTCACTATCTACTTGATGGGCGGAGTCCAGTTGCGCGGTCAGGTGCGCGGCTTCGACGCCTTTACAGTCCTTCTCGACACCCCTGGAAAGCCGACCCAACTTGTCTACAAGCATGCGATCACGAGCGTCGTCCCCGCCCGCCAAATCGGTGGCAGCGGCGGTGGTGGCCACCGACCCGAACACTCCGAGGCACCGCCCGAAGAAGAATAAGGCATGCGCTTCGTCAAGATGCATGGCATCGGTAACGACTTCGTGCTCGTGAACGGCGAGCGCGAGGCCGTTACCCCTGGCCAAGCCGCGCGGCTGGCAGTGCCGATCTGCGACCGGAAGTTCGGGGTCGGTTCGGACGGGCTCATCGTCGCCTACCCCGGCCCGACCGGTTCCCTGGCCATGCGGATGTGGAACCCAGACGGCTCGGAGAGCGAAAT carries:
- a CDS encoding M20/M25/M40 family metallo-hydrolase — protein: MVEEQRLVSLFKDLCLINAPALHEKKCVAFVRRHLEAMGLEVWEDDAGSRIGGDANNLIARLPGTMGSAPRIFLSAHFDTVEPTEGLVIEERDGVFTSDGKTILGADDKAGMAPAIEAVQCLIESGEPHGDVYLLFSCAEEIGLKGADAMNLDDLKLDFGFVLDTGPPVGTFVTRTATHDRLEFTVYGRPAHAGKDPENGINAISVAADAISKLKVGRLGPETTNNLGIISGGTAVNVVCPMVLVRGEARSTDTEELDRVVDRMVKEFERAAREWETKVEVVHDRHYGAYDVPHDAKVVQVGQNAARRLGMTGELRTTLGGSDANVFNAKGVPTIVLGTGMEKIHTHEERVSRQALVETARLAYEILLEAAR
- a CDS encoding (2Fe-2S)-binding protein, with translation MATHKVFVEGFGEYVVEEGTKLVLALERNGVDISHRCGGNARCTTCRVTFSTPEPPMGEKERQSLDEDGVLGQFRLSCQIRVDRDMTVRPMMLASEQGWDPGIEVEE
- a CDS encoding adenine phosphoribosyltransferase codes for the protein MSELLAAKLIRDVPDFPKQGIIFKDITPVLQNAAAAQEAIDLLAADARDRGAEAIVGIESRGFVFGVPVALQLGIPFSMARKLGKLPYSRITEEYALEYGTNTIEMHTDAVDPGQRVYIVDDLLATGGTAAASARLIERLDASVCGFGFLVELLFLEGRKNLLGYPICSLIKF
- the miaA gene encoding tRNA (adenosine(37)-N6)-dimethylallyltransferase MiaA: MQDPWLAAVMGPTGSGKTALAESLAEATGALLVNADAFQIYRGFDIGTNKPEDRARYHLIDIRDPGEEFGVGEWVLLAQAVLTRAFQDQRPIVVVGGTGFYIRALFEEYVDLRRPPDPAVRAELMAREQKEGLAALVEDLLHRDPETSVDLRNPVRVRRALERLSTPKDIVAVELPAFRKFKFALNPSPEPFENRLRARVNEMFEAGWPAEVEGLLKKGVREDCPAMRAIGYQCIVKYLRGAINREQAESEIFLATRQYAKRQRTWLRSEPRLIQLTPRDTLDCGASAVFHEAMQHLVTEE
- the hfq gene encoding RNA chaperone Hfq, which produces MAKAINLQDMFLNQVRKEGIGVTIYLMGGVQLRGQVRGFDAFTVLLDTPGKPTQLVYKHAITSVVPARQIGGSGGGGHRPEHSEAPPEEE